AtgcataattattaattaattagaataatGGGAGAGAGCGTTCAAGTGATGGAGGTGGATGACGCATTCTATTCaagtttgaactttgaagagTTCCTGATATTAATGTGATTAGTGATTAGTGATTGTTGACCTCAATGTAACGGTTCTTTGAACTTCAACTGCCCCTTACTCTTCTACAGTTCTACTCCATAATgtggctaatttttttcttgGTGAAGGTAAGATGGGTAATATATTTTAACACAGTAATTTTaagtgttttttaaaattatagaaagtATAGAAATgactgaatttaatttttttacctcaagtgctccttattcTCTACTCCATAATGTGTGTTTATTCTTGTTTGTTCCTCGTTTATTGGGTCCTGCTTTATCCCAATCAACTAAAATGGGACCATAATAATGCTCAATTTCTCCTTGGTTTTTACCTATACGATAATTGAATGTTTTGTTGAgcacataataaataattttactttcttcaaaaaatttaacacataataAAGACAAGAGAGTAAATGAGTGTGAATACGCGTGTTGTATGTGGCATGAATATGATGTATTACTCTGTGGTCAGTGGTCACTGTTTAGAATGGAGAAGTTGCTAATGTCCTCAAAGTCATGACAGCAGAAAAATGACAGGTGCCAGCAATCCATGCCCTCCTAAATAGTTACACAATAGAAAAGTAGCAAACTCTTTGCCTGAATCTAAATATATCCCTCCAACTTCATTTCATTTTCACTTATCTTGTGTGTTTTAGCGCATTAACAATATCTTCATGTCTCAAAATAATGGCAATCTACCTCTTTCGGGATACATACTGCATAAAACCATAACCTTAGTCCCTAAAAAGCTTCATCCTTAATAACATAGAGTCTAtatacttgttcttcaactctatAGTATCTTGTGTTAAGGCAACTACTCCAAATGGGTTGCTGTGTCAGCAGTAACAACAAACTTTCAACAAGAAAAGGCCATGCAGATGCAGCACCGGTGGTTGCTGAGCCACCAAAACCTGAACCAGAGGAAGAAACTGTTAAGCAAGTCCTCTCATCAGAAACCCCCACatgtaacaacaacaacaaccacccAACACAACCACAAAACAAGGAATATGAGATCAAGAAGGCATCACCATTACTCGTTAAGAAAGCAGaacatcaagaagaagaagaagaagaagaaaactcgCAGGGGAAGGTCTCACAAGAAGTTTGCAGCTTGATGAGTCAGAGTGACACCATCTCCATGTCCACAACCACAACCATATCCGAACTCATCAGAGAAGAACAAACACGCAAAAGGGTCATCAGATCTCCCAACAAACTCCAAAAAAATCGTTCCTTTTCCCGCGCTGACGTCACTGCCAAGACAAGAGACGCAAAGCTTCATGCCTCCAACAACAATAACGCTTCGGCCAGGCTGCATGTTCAGTGCAGGGACCAAGCGGCAAGGAACCAGCCTCGCCGGCGAGACCTCGGCGAAACCTCTTTCCGGCGGTCAAGGTCGCTGGCGATGAGTGTCGCATCCGACAGTGCAGCAAAGCCCGTGATGGGTCGGTGCCCGTCTGCGAGAAGAACAAATAGGACACCTTTGACGGCTGCCGGAACCGTCACGTCGGAGAAGAACAGTTGCCGGAAAACGGAGGTTCCGGCGAGGGAGCGAAAAGGAGCAGGTTTTGCTAGTGAGACACTGGAGAATCCACTTGTGTCATTGGAATGCTTCATATTCTTATAACAGGCGGCGGGCGCCACCGTCAACCACCGTGAAATGTCGGTAGTTGGGTTCGCTTAACTCCAATGCAATAATAATAGATTAATTTTCTGTACCACAGTAGTAGTAGTTTCTAGTTTGTTTCGATGTTAGGAGTTAAGGCAGTTTGTCTGTAAATAATTGAAGTCAAAGTCAACTCATGAATGGTACCACAAACATTAATCAATGATCACCAACCAcgtttttctcttttgtttcaGTGTCGGTCAGTTAAGTCCAACTATGATTTATGCTAAACAAATTAATTAGAATGAGTTAGTTTGACCTGTGTTGACTTGTGTTACAGTATTGAGGGTGaataattgatatatataaGGAAAGAAAGATTGCATTTCTGCCAAATGTGATTTAGGTCTGTACCAAAATATTCTTTACTCCATTTCATGGCAATACAAAATCCAAACTTACCTTACTGCTACATACATCTCCCATTTCACCATTTTTATAGATGTTTCAGATCACATCACAGTCACAGTCACATTCACACACTGTTTGTTACAAATTTCCAAAGTCCAAAGAAGTAAGCTATGAGTTTTCAATTTCTATATTTGATAGTAACTTAAAAGCTTTGAGAATTGAGAAATGAGAATAGTTTTCGTCTGTGTTATTTTTTGTACAATCTATCCAGCTAGCTGGCTAGCCACAGTTGTCCAATTTAATGAGTAACTATTCCAAACTTCATATAATGTTCCCCAACTTTGTCTTGTGTGATTGGAATAAGTACGAAAAAATTCGAGTGTTGAATTTGATTTGAGGATGGAGGGAACTGAGTGGGACAAAATTGATGCCTAGTGGAGTGGTcctcatttttatttataaatatatgaaaGCCTTGAATTGAATGGAGTGTGTAGAATATTTTATATGGTGGCAAGTGCAAATCATATCAAGAGTTTTGGAGGGTTGTGTTGCATGTTCTGTTGTTTCAAGCACAAGAGACAAATAGTTTATCTAATgccatcaatcaatcaatcatgtgGGAAGTGGAATGTGGAAATGGAATGTCCCGAGATACTCAAAGCTCTAAGTTCAAATTTATATTCCACCTAAAACACCACCATCTTGGTTTCCATAGTGGACAAGaatcaattattttattatgcatttttctagaaaaaaattattttagaattattcTCAGCTTTTGGGATTCGTTAATTATATCTGCCTGCCCTGCCACCACtggaattcaaaaagaaaggCTCACGGTTGTGAATAATGTATTCTTATCCTGAATTCCTAACTAATCtgtatttagaaaagaaaacattTGCTATCAAATGAAGGTAAGTGGATCTCAAAGAACATCTGatcaataaattagttttagaatttattttttagctTCCTACTCTAATCCCTAATCCAACAAGTTAAATACTAGTTTGTCGtcaatttaaattctatttaaagTTTAAGTGGTTAATAACTTACTCCATATACAAGACGATATTTGAACTTTCTGTACTTACCTTAACAGACAAAAAAACTAATGACTCGGCTAGCCGACTAACTAAATTGGTAAATCTTATAACTTATAAAACCCATTAACATGTTTAATTACACCCTGACCCAAACAtatactcttttatttaagaaCATCCACTACCACTATTACATTTTTCGTTCATCCAGAGTAGAAAagggggagaagaagaagaaagtggaaaaaaaccaaaaaagaatgaaaatttataaacaattaAATGCTTCATACTCTTGACTGGTGATGTCATGGTAACACCATGTCAAATGGGCTTGAATGATCATAGAATATTTAGGTGACTAGTATCTTATAGATAGAGAGAAATGATTTACAGAAAAGTCCCTCCCATAAAAGCTCTTCATCCTTAATTAATTGGACAAGAATTAAGCACAATTTGGACACAAATTGATATTGCACTTTCAAATATATATGAATGGCAAAACCAATTTGCTCAAACTAAATCATATATACATGTTATCTTCATAGAACTATTAAGGATAAGATCCAATGGATGAAAAATTGGATGCAAGAAAAAGGTGCTACTCTTCAACCCAAAATGCATGCATGCAGGACTACTCTGATATTAATTCAGCTCCATCTCTAAATGTTGAAAGTGTTATGgtgctgatgatgatgatgagaagggAATGAAATTCGTTCAGGGCAACATGGTGGAGGTGCAGGGTGTGCTATAAATGTTGGAATCTCATCACCTGGCATAAGAACTGAAACTCCACTTGCATATACACTCATCTGCACATAGTTTATTAAACAAGGAGAATTGATTATTGATGAGATATCATCACCTTATGATTATTAACAGAAAAGATATTTCCCCAATTCTAAGTAACTTCCTACTTGAGATGAAACAAATTAGAAGTGTTAATTACACAATTAGTGGACTAAACATCAAACCAGAAAATGTTAAGACAAACCACTGTTCATTCTTAATATAACTTTTAGGCATTATAAATGTTCTAAGAACATACATTAAATGTTTCCAAAAGTAGATGccatatttctcttttattgagCATATCTAAAAGGCATTGCTTTCAGCATCATAAGACAAACTCAAAAATAAGAAACCAAAAACCTTGTTGATAATCACATGAAATATCAGGCCTAACCTACTTACTTACATATGCAAAAGTATGCAGTATTAATATATCATAAAGGAGAAAGCAACCGATTAACACTCGCCATGTATCATGGATTTTCTACACTGAAGATAAGATTATATTTGAAAAATGTTTGACACAACATCAAAGGCATATATGGATCTAAGGTACAAGCACAAAAGGGAAAGTGAATTGTGGTCCAAATCATCGACAGCATCCAAAAATGACAGCCattttaatcatcaaaataagaagaagaaaaccatgTTTGAAGCAGAATTGTACCCTTAAATTGTCTGCATCTGATGCTAAACATCAAAGTGATTAAAGTTCATTGTATAAATATTACAAGGTACACTGAATCTTCTATCAACCTCACTTGGTATCAAGtgaaacaaaatgaaataaaataaaaggaataaatAAAGTGATTAATGTAATTACCACCAGGATAAAAACATACAGATGAGCCATATAGATTCAGATTAAGGGAAACAACATAGTTGACTTAATATTGAAGAAAGCCAATGTTTGCATAATAGGGGAAGTTCAacagttttaaaaatttaggttGTGTTTGGTATGGAAGTAATAACAGAGGATAGATTTTTATAGATAATATCAATATGcaattttatacataaatttcCTCCATGAAAATTTATCCTCAATTTTTGTTCCGATATCAAACTTTCTCTTAGAATTAGAAGGTTTATTTTACCTCTTAATGCATTTCTTCTATAATTAATGACTTTCTACCTTTCTACATGCTGAATAGTTTAGTTATTCAAGAATAACATGCTACATTTAATCCAATTTCTTACTTGTTGTCAAAGACGCAAAAATGTCAAACTGactttaaattaaatgaaacacTAATAAGTGACGAGACAAGGAAGAAAAATGGTCTCTAAGTAGCatcattaatataaaaaaaatagaaagagtaTTAAGTGGGTGAAGCATTTTGTCTAACTCTTCCATATTCTCATTCCATTATCACCATGTTTGAGATCCCTGATGTAATGAAAATGCCAAACAAATAGGTTATTAAATTCTAGATTAGTTGATTTGGGAGCTTTTATGTCTTTGGAACCTCATTGGCCATTACAATGGaatctttaataatttttgttaaaagatGACAGAAACATTACTATAAACAAAGTCACAATCAAGTTGAGGCCTCCCTACTGAACAGAGGTTTGATAAGTATGTGGGCCACTGTGTTCCACCAAAGCAGTAGCAAAAGGTAGACAACACAATTGTTACATGGTGTTTGTTCATCATAGGATACtacattaaataaataataatattatataaaagaaaatcctAAAGTTGCAAGGTAAGAactaagaatatatatttattatttagaataaattaaaaggGTCTTTCTTGGTTTGTCATTTTTAGGCTAATCTCTTTTTCACAGTTAACTTCATAGGGTTGATTTTCACTATTAGTTAGCAGATAAGACTAGTAACAGAGAATGGTTGAAAATATGTCTCAGGACATACACACCAGCCATGCACAGTGTCATTGAAGATGGGAGGTACAATGTAGGGTCTCAACTCTGAAAAACATGCTAAGAATGTACAAACTAGAAATAAATTCTAAGACTCGTGGCTTGGTACCAAACTTTCATTACAAATTTTCAGGAGGTCCATCACCTTATAGAATTTTAGAAGGAGACAACAAGGTTCACTCATGAATCATGATGAAGATAATTGACAGAACGTGTAAAATAGTGGTGGGGAAATGAGATGGAAAATATGGTGGGGTTAGGATAAAGCCATCAAGTTCAAAATTCcattataataaaaacaaatatatatgtTTCTTAGGAGGTTGATTCATATTTTGAcaggatttttttcttttaccttTGCTTCAAAAGTGGACTTGGGGTTTAATCATCACAGTAAACTACCAAACAGAAGAAAAGCATAAAACTTTTGATAAATTGGGACAATTGAAGATGGAAAGAGTAACACCATTTTACTATTAGGCCACTTGGAAGACATTCTAATGGAGAACCCTTTTGTGTTTGTGGAGAATGTGAGTGACAATGGAACAGGACAAACACCAAAGGAGATCAATGAGATGTTGCTAATCATGGTGATGGAGGTGATAAGGCACAGAACAGAACAGAACAGGACTGAACAGAATCATTTTGAATTGAACAAATAGACGAGTAAGAAAACTGATTAAAGAAACAGAAACTGTGGTGGTTTTCATAAATGTTCAATCCAAGATCCAGCATTTTTGTGACAGCAACAGGGGAAGCTACAAGCAATTTATGGCAATGATATTTGACAGCAAAAGATCTGAAACATTGAGAGCAAcctaaaacaacaacaaaattagGAAACTAAATCTTCATCTTTTGTCAGAGAATCCTCATCATGAATTATCCAAAACCCAAATTTAGCTACCCCAAATAAAAAAAGGCAAGACTTTTGAAGTAAAAAACAGCACTTTGCAACAACCAGCATTTCTCAGGAAAATGTGAGAGTAATAAAGAGTAAATCAGTAAAACAGCAAAGAAAGAAAGCACTTTTGGCATGAAAGAAGCAAAAGTTAAAGCCTTTTCCCACACCCCAAAACATTGAAATGAGAATTGGAATAAAGAAAGTTTTTTTGACTGACTTTGGGTGAAGGGTGGCCAAGCTTGCCGGGAAAGGCCATCTGGGACTCAACATCAGTGGAAGTCCGGCGAGCAGAGGGGGAGAATTCATCGGAGTTGTTGGGTCTAAGGAACCTCTCAAAGATGGCCATGAGAAGGAACATGGAGATGAGTATGGCAGTGGCCACAAAGCCAAAGGAGACAGCGTTGACTGAACTCTCAAAGTTGGTCCAATGGGAGTCATCTCTGCTCTGCACATTCACATTCATTGGAGACCCTATTGGTGCCCACccaccattgttgttgttgctgttgttctCTTCAACCACCATTTCTTCCAAAACTACGCTGATGCTGTAGTACTCTTCTGTTATGCTATGCTTTCAGCATGTTggtttttaattaattctgGTAATGGTAATAGCTTGTCTTGGTTTTAGTGGAGAATTAGTTAAGTAgctatagagagagagagagaagtgtTGAAGTGAGGAACATTGGAATGTGAATGGCAGAATGGGATTGTCTCCTTTTGTATTTCGACAAAAACgataaaaaacagaaaataactaaaactaCTCTTTTACAGGACTACCCTTAAGCTAATATATAccctagaaaaaaaaaagtcataatAATTAGGGttcttaaattatttaaaacataaaatgtcttattttatataattgtgTTTTAACAATATggataacataatttttattgaattgatTGCTGCACTCATAAAAATTATAAgcattttgaattaaaataattaaagataataatttttatacacCTATAGTATAAACAAAATTTACATATAGGAGAGGACACATTATGATGTATTccttgaaaataaaagaaagctatTATGGTTGGTGCTAAACTGCTAATGACTATTAACATAAATTAATTGTAATAATAACAGAATAAAGTTATTCTTTAGATAAAATAAGGGAAATTTTAttatcctctctctctctcttttaaacCATAGAACGGAGGAAGGAATaatggtgtttttttttttttaattttaggtgtctttaatttctttaatttgtggTTAGCGACATGATGAAGCCTTTTCACCTTTGATCATGATTTTGACTTTTACCTCTGTATTAgtgtaaaataatatttttcatatctaAGCCCTTTATGTATGATCGAAGTTTGCATGCAATAGATTATTATAGATGGCTGTAacatccttctttttttttttttttgcatttaaaATTTTCTCTCATCGAAGGTTTCAATTATTCAGGCTTTGTGTCTAATCCCAATTCAACAATTCGACAAACtttaatctaataaaaaatctGTGGCTAATTGCTCTCTAAACAAGCTTAAAATAAATATCACTTCTTGCATCTTTCATTATTACATGCAGCAATAAAGAAGAGGACAAGCAATATCTTATCAGCTATTCCCACAGTCAATCCacaattgtattttattttttaaaaaagttatctttatatttattgttttttttttgttggttttgtCAGCAGGTTTTATAAATCTAGGTTATTCTTTGGCccctagttttttttttgggtgacaaaATCTAATACGTAGAAGCTttggaatattatatatataaagtttaAGACATGTAAAATTGGATCTAACaaaggaaattaaataaaatattgttaaatacttatttttttttaaaattcgaTAAATGGAACAGACCTTGCAGTGTCTCAGTAATAACATcagcaaaagaaaatgcattttatttatttatttattttaacaataaaaaaattatattatataatttttataattttatataaaaatacagtCAATATTTGAGGTCAAAGCTTGTATTTTTATACTTCagaagataaataaattataaaatcgtaagaataaataaagatagaaaaggacaagacaaaaagatctaaattttttttcttttaaaaatcttatatttttatttttgaaattgttattttgataatattttattttgtactaagaaaaggataaaGCATAGATTATCATGATTCTCACTACCCGCTAAGGTTGGGATCATGTCACAGCGGAGctttaaacttaaaaatattattattttttatattataaactaattatatatgttaagataagattaagtaaaagttcaattattattattttcattactAATTGAGGGAATTGAATGCTTGACACTATATCGATCATTATATTTAACCTTAGTTTATGTTTATACATGACTataaaaatgaattaataaattagtttctcaa
The genomic region above belongs to Arachis duranensis cultivar V14167 chromosome 3, aradu.V14167.gnm2.J7QH, whole genome shotgun sequence and contains:
- the LOC107480654 gene encoding uncharacterized protein LOC107480654, which translates into the protein MGCCVSSNNKLSTRKGHADAAPVVAEPPKPEPEEETVKQVLSSETPTCNNNNNHPTQPQNKEYEIKKASPLLVKKAEHQEEEEEEENSQGKVSQEVCSLMSQSDTISMSTTTTISELIREEQTRKRVIRSPNKLQKNRSFSRADVTAKTRDAKLHASNNNNASARLHVQCRDQAARNQPRRRDLGETSFRRSRSLAMSVASDSAAKPVMGRCPSARRTNRTPLTAAGTVTSEKNSCRKTEVPARERKGAGFASETLENPLVSLECFIFL
- the LOC107480655 gene encoding uncharacterized protein LOC107480655, whose product is MVVEENNSNNNNGGWAPIGSPMNVNVQSRDDSHWTNFESSVNAVSFGFVATAILISMFLLMAIFERFLRPNNSDEFSPSARRTSTDVESQMAFPGKLGHPSPKMSVYASGVSVLMPGDEIPTFIAHPAPPPCCPERISFPSHHHHQHHNTFNI